CTGTCCGCAGGCAGCACTCATCTTGAACTTTTATCGCCTTTGAACGAAGATAGTTCCGTTGCCAAGTTCTTAGACAAGCGTGGCCCTGGCCTTCATCATCTTGCGTTTGCGGTACGTGATATTCACGCTGCCTTGGCGAGTGCAAAGGCGAAGGGACTTCGACTCATCGACGAATCGCCACGCCAAGGTGCCGGTGGGAAACAAGTTGCCTTTTTGCACCCAAAGTCTACTGGCGGGGTTTTAACGGAATACTGCCAACGTCTCTCTGAAGAAGGTGTCGAACATGAATGAGAATCCCATTTACCAGTTGCAAGACAGGCGTCGGAAAGTGGAACTGGGCGGCGGGGATAAGCGAATTCTTGCGCAGCACGACAAGGGTAAGGGAACGGCCCGGGAGCGAATTGATCAATTGCTCGATCCCGGTAGCTTTCGCGAACTCGGAACGTTCGCTGCCACGCGGAGCAAATATCCGGGGCTGGATCAGGTCGATGCACCTGGAGAGGGCGTGGTCACTGGATACGGAACGGTTGACGGTCGTACTGTGTTCGTCTTTGCACAGGATTTTACGGTATACGGCGGTGCACTTGGTGAAGTACACGCTGAGAAAATTGCGAACGTGATGGACCACGCTGCGAAAACCGGTGCGCCTGTCATCGGCCTGTGCGACTCGGGTGGTGCCCGGATTCAGGAGGGCGTCGTGTCCCTGGATGGCTACGGTCACGTTTTTTATCGAAATGCCGTGTACTCCGGTGTTGTGCCCCAAATTTCCGTGATCATGGGACCGTGCGCAGGTGGGGCTGTATATTCACCGGCACTGACCGACTTCGTCGTCATGGTTGAAGGGACAAGTCAGATGTTCATCACTGGACCGAAGGTCATTCAAACGGTTACGGGTGAAGTGATCGGGTCTGAGGCGCTCGGTGGAGCACGAGTTCAGCAAGCTAAGAGTGGCGTTGCTCATTTCACGGCTGCTTCGGAAGAGGAAGCGTTACAGCAAGTTCGTAAATTGCTTGAATACATTCCGTCATCGAGCCGGGAACGTCCACCGGTTCGTTCATTTTCTGGCGAGCTCCTGCCGGATGATCGGCTGCGAGAGGTCGTGCCACAGGATGGAACAAAGGTGTACGACGTCAAAGACGTCATTGCCCTGCTCGTCGATGAAGATAGTTTTTTCGAAGTTCAACCATTGTTTGCCCGCAACGCAGTCGTTGGCTTTGGTCGCTTGGCTGGAGAGGTCATCGGTATCGTCGCAAACCAGCCCAAATTCATGGCGGGTGGACTCGATATTGACTCGTCGGACAAAATAGCCCGCTTTATTCGTTTTTGTGACGCATTCAACATTCCGCTTCTTACACTTGAGGACGTCACTGGCTTTATCCCTGGTGTTAAGCAGGAACACGGCGGCATTATTCGCCACGGCGCCAAGATTCTATACGCGTACGCGGAAGCTACGGTGCCGAAAATCACCGTAATCCTGCGCAAGGCGTACGGAGGTGCCTATGTGGCCATGAACAGCAGAGCCATTGGTGCAGACATGGTCTTCGCGTGGCCAAGCTCGGAAATTGCGGTGATGGGTCCGGAGGGTGCGGCAAGCATCATTTACCATAAAGAGATCTCCAGCAGCGATGATCCAGCTGCTGCGTTGCAAGAGAAAATCCAAGCATATCGCGAAGAGGTGGCAACGCCGTACGTGGCTGCCGGAGCTGGCATGGTCGACGACGTGATCGATCCGCGCGATACCCGAGTGAAACTCGCCGAAGTGTTTAAAATGCTACAGAACAAGCAGGAAGAACGCCCGATGCGCAAACATGGGAATATTCCGCTCTAGGAGGTTTGGGCATGGACATCAATGAAGTTCGTGAACTGTTTCTATCTCTTGTACAAATCGACAGCCACTCTTTAGAAGAGGGGAAGATGGCCGAGCGTCTCCGGAATGAGGTCATCGCCCTAGGGTTTCATGTTCAGGCTGACAATGCAGGTGCCACTCTGGGCGGTCAGACGGGAAATCTTATCGCCACCCTTGCAGGCCAAGCTAATTTACCGAAGGTATTGCTCGCTGCACACATGGATACGGTCCGTCCCGGTACCGGAGTGAAACCGCGCGTCGATGAGAACGGGGTTGTGTGGAGCGACGGAACAACGGTGTTGGGAGCGGATGATAAAGCGGGTGTCACGGCAATCTTGACGGCCCTCAAGGAAATTACACAGAGCGGGTTGCCGCATGGACAAATTCAAGTTTTATTTACCATCGCGGAAGAGATTGGTCTCCAGGGTGCGAAACAGTTAAAAGCAGATCAGTTGGATGCTGAGTTTGGGTTGTCTCTTGATTCAGGAGGGGACTTGGGCACCATCGCAATTGCCGGGCCGGGCCAGGTAAAGTTTGAGGCCACAGTGACAGGTGTTAGGGCGCACGCCGGCGTGGCACCGGAAAAAGGGATAAGTGCAATTAAAGTGGCCGCACATGCCGTGGCAGCGATGCCGCACGGACGCATTGATGAAGAGACAACTGTCAATATTGGCAGTTTTGTGGGCGAGGGGCCAACCAACGTCGTCGCGGACAGGGTGACCATAATTGGCGAGGCACGCAGTCGAAACCCTGAGAAGATGGCGGACATGGTTCGGCAAGTGGAAAACGCCTTTACGAATGCAGCGAATGAAGCTGGGGCAGGTGTCGAGTTCCGGCACCAAGTCATGTACGAGGGGTTTGAATTTCCCAGCGACGCCCCTTTGCGAAAACGAATCGAGAAATCACTAGAGCAGGCTGGATTTGTTCCGAATCCGGTCAAAGTGGGCGGCGGCAGTGACGCAAATGTCATTCAATCCCTCGGTATCCCTATTCTGAATATCGGTCTGGGTTACGAGGATATTCATTCGACAAACGAGCATATCAAAATCGAGAATATCGTGAGCGCTGCCAGAGTGGCTGTTCAATTCTGTATGCTGCCTCATGATTGAACAAATAGGAAAAGCTGTATATCGCATACGACTTATAAGAATAATACCTCCTGAACTGATTTCAGGGGGTATTTTTTATGCAAAAAGCGCGGCAACAACACACCACACCTCGACAAAAGACGATGGCGACGCATGTGCCTGAAGAGGCGAAGGGGACGATGTCGACAGGTAGCTCGTCTTAGTTGGAATCGGTGGAATCATTGGCGCAGGTTTTTTTCTCGGTGCAGGTTCTCCCATCCGTACAGCAGGGCCGAGTGTGCTCCTCGCCTTTCTCATCGGCGGGCTCATTACGTCCCAGGTAATTGGTGCATTAAATACAGTTGCGCTTGATCATCCTGTCGAAGGCGCGTTTAAAGTCTATGCAGATATGTATACAGGCCGCTTTTTAGGCTACATGCAAGGATGGACGTACTATCTCACGAGCATTCTGACCATCTCGAGTGAGGCAGTAGCGTCTGCTATTTTTGTCCGTGTTTGGCTTCCCTCCGTACCTGTCTGGGTTTTTTCCTCCAGTTTCGCCGCACTGATTCTGCTCATTAACTGTTTCGGTGTAAAGAATTTTGGCATGGTCGAGTCCTTCATGAGCGTCGTGAAAATCGCGGCATTAATAGGGTTTATTGTCGTTGTAGCGCTGATGATATTCGGCGTTCATCCACATACGGTTGGTTCGGTTGGATTCACTACCTCAAGTGGGGGTCACGGGTTCTTTCCACATGGAGTGGGTGGCCTGTTTCAGTCGATGCTGATTGTCATTTTCGCTTATGCAGGAATTGGTGTGTTTGCTACGGCGGCCATTGAATTGAAACATCCAAGGAAACTCGATGTCGGCGGCATGGCGACAAGCCTGGGGTTAACCGTTCTCTACATCCTCGCCATCGGCAGCCTGCTGCTCGTTCTGCCGTGGAGCCAAGCGAGCACGCAAATCAGCCCGTTTGTTCAAGCACTGCAGCATGCACATATGAGGACCCTTGCGGATATCCTCAATGGCGTAATTTTGATAGCTGCGTTCAGTGTTATGGCTGGTGCGGTTTTCTCCTCGTGTCAGATTCTTGCAAGTCTTGGACACAGTGGAGAAGCACCCAGGTTTTCAACACGAACGAGTAAGAGGCGGGAAATTCCCTACGGTGCGCTTGTTTTTACTGCCATTGGACTCGCCATCTTTATCGGCCTATCGTACATTTTGCCTTCAACCGTGTATAATTTCCTCGTGAGTGCTTCCAGTTTCTTTACATTCTTTAACTGGTTTATTATGCTGACAACGTTTCTCGTTTGGCGTCGCAAGAATCGAAACAAGCACATATCGTGGCTGGCTTTTGGTCATCCCGTATCGACGTATCTGACCATGGCAGCGATTGTCTTTCTGGCCTTTTATGCCTTAACAGACAGGGTGGATCGCCTTGGCTTTTATGTCTGCGTTGGTATGGCGATAGTCATCACCGCTTGCTATTTCTTTACTCGTAAGTTCAAAACGTCTCCGGCCGCAACCAATGCCCTGACGGACAAGGAGTGAGCACACGTTGTACGAAGAACAAACCTTGGAAGAGGAAGAAATTTTCAGCGGTCGTGTTGTAAAGTTAAGTAAATTGACGGTTAAATTGCCAAATGGGCGAACGAGTACACGTGAAGTGATCGTTCATCCCGGAGCTGTGGCCGTTTTAGCCGAGCCGGAACCAGACCGCGTCATTCTTGTGAAACAGTTCCGCAAGGCCTGTGAGACGGAACTTTGGGAAATTCCTGCAGGCAAGCTTGAACCGAACGAAGACCCGGACGCCGCTGCCAAACGTGAGTTGTCGGAGGAAACGGGATTTTCGGCCGAGCGCATGGAGCGGCTGTTTACGTTCTACACGAGTCCAGGATTTGCGAATGAAAAATTACATGTCTACTACGCGTCGGAACTGAAAGAGGGAGAGATTCACCTAGACGAGGATGAGTTCGTGGAGACGAGACTGTTCAACCGCCAGGAAATAGATCGCATGTTGCAAATGGGCGGTATCGAGGATGCAAAAACGCTTGTGGCCCTACTGTGGTGGTGTGGGCGAAACCGGTGAACAGCTATCATGCGGATTTTCATGTTCACATCGGACGATCTCTCGGGAAACCTGTCAAAATAGCAGCTGGCTCGAAACTAACGTTGGATAATCTGCTGTATCACTCCGCCTTTGTAAAGGGGCTGGACGTGGTCACCGTCATTGATGGTGTGTGTGACAATGTATTGACTGAGGTTAAGCAGAAAATGGATCAGGGAGATTTGATACCGGTTAACGGCGGCGGCTTGATGTATCGGGATCGCCTCCTGGTCATTCTCGGATCCGAAATTGAGCTTGCCGGTCCCCACGGCGGAGCCGCTCATTTTGGATGTTGGTTCCCAGATGTCGAAAGTGCATCCGATTTTAATACTTGGCTGCAAACAGTCCAAAAAAACACGTCGTTGTCATCGCAACGTGCTCGAACGGACGCGGCGACGCTGCTTGAGGAGACGCACACCAGGGGTGGTTTGTTTGTCATCCATCACGCATTTACACCGTTCAAAGGTATTTTGGGTCGCTGTGTGAGCCGAATTGAAGATTTTCTCGATCCTGCGCTTGTGGATGCCCTTGAGTTAGGACTGTCGGCTGATACGTTGATGGCGGATCGGCTGAGCGAACTTGCGAATTTCACTTTTATCACAAATTCGGATGCTCACGGTCTGGATAACATTGCCAGGGAATATAACCGAATCAGCATGAAAAGGCCCTCCTTTAACGAGGTCCGAGCGGTGCTGCATTCAGTCAATGGTCGTCGCGTCGAGGCGAACTACGGCTTACATCCGCAACAAGGGAAGTATTATCGAACTCGCTGTCGACACTGCGATACGGTGGTTTCCAGTGCGGATGACACATGTCTGTGCGGAAATGATAAAGGGCATGTGTACGGTGTATGGGATCGGCTTGAGGAAATATCTGATCTCGCCGCCGCCGTTCATCCAAAACATCGTCCGCCCTATATTCATCACGTGCCGCTTCGCGACATTCCGGGGCTTGGTCCTCGAGGTTACCAGAAACTGATGGCAGCGTTTGGTACAGAGCTGGCGGTTCGGCAGCGGGCCACGCATAGTCAGCTTACGGATGTCCTAGGTGAGCACATGGGTCAAATTGTTGCTCGCGCACTTCAAGGGGATTTTACGTGGCAGGTAGGTGGTGCGGGTACGTACGGCAAGCTCGTGATGTAGTCTATCCGACGGGATTGTCTCATAGAGTAGTCTTGAGATCATTCCTTAGGAGGGACAACCATTGAAGCCTCGAGTCGCAGCAGTATTCGTAAATTCGTCGATCCAGACTATCCCTTGGAGGAACTTTGGTAAAATTCTTCAAACGCGAGTGACACGCCATATGCACCTGTGGACATTCCTGTCCGGCGTCACACTGTGTGGACTGGTTTTTGGTGCCATTGTTGCGGGTCAGCTTGGCGAAACGGACAGACTGGTACTGGGGAATGCCTTACAACATTTATTCGCCGCCATCAAGCAACATCAGCTTGCATCAGGTAGTGAGTTATGGTCTGAGCGACTGATCACGGACGCACAAACATTGGGACTCATATGGTTGTTTGGGGTCTCTGTGATTGGCATACCTTTCGTCATTGCGACGATTTTTTTACGCGCATTTACGGTCGGCTTCGCCATTGGCTACACCACGTTGCAATTTGGATGGAGAGGTTTTGCTCTTGCAGGAATTGGCATCTTTTTGCATCAACTGGTGACTTTCTTAGCCCTATTTATTGCAGCAGTCACTGCGATCCGATTTTCACAGCAAATTCTGCAACAAACGTTGCCCATTCCACGATTAACCGTTCGATTTTTACAGTATACAGGTACGTTCATCCTCTGTGGGGGAGCACTCATGTTGGGCGCGTTTATTCAGTCTTTTGTCGTGCCACATATCTTAACAACTTTACTTGTTTGAGGGAGAGATATGGCCTTGCGGACGTTCACACGTCGAAACGAATCTTTTACTTGCGTGAACTGTGGAAACGAAGTTGAGCCAAGTCAGCGTAGCTGTCGGAATCACTGTCCCAATTGTTTACATTCAGTTCATTTGGACATCATGCCCGGGGACAGGGCCGCAAATTGCAGCGGACTCATGGTACCCATTCGAGTCGAATATCACACGAAAAAGGGGTACCAGTTAGTTCACCGCTGTCAATCATGCGGACACATTTCTCGCAATGTCGTTCAAACCGATGTGCAAGTCCAGCCTGACAACCAAGAAGCGATTCTCGATCTGATGGCACATCCAAGAGATTGAAGAGGGAGGCGAGGTGTCATGTCACAGTTTCTATCCTTCGTTCGAACCATGTTGATCACGGTGTCCATTGCCTTTATCATGTTCTTCTTATTGCATGTTGAGACGTATTTTCGATCATCCCCCCCTCCTCAATCTCCGACACCCCCGTACGTTTCCGTCGTAACGCACCATTACTTTCCCAGTTCGGCTTCCTGGTGGCAACAGTTGCTTGACGATATTCGGTTCGGGAACTAGCCACGGTCGGATACCGTCACATCTTGTCGAATGGAGGGAGGACTTTCATCCCGGGCGTTGAATAACGTACAAGATGATTTTTGGGAGACGGATTGGTCAAAGGAGTTTCGCGATGGATGAATGGATTCGGCGTTTTGTAGAATATTTAGCAGTTGAACGAGGGTTATCGAAAAACACGTTGGAATCCTACGAACGAGATTTACATACGTTCCAGGCTTTTTTAAAAAAGCGTGGACATGTTGTCCCGCGTGATGTGGAACAACATCATATCGGAGCGTTTCTCGGTCACTTGCACGACCTTGGGCGGGCCAACTCGACCATATCGCGCAATTTGGCGAGTATACGCTCGTTTTTTCATTTTCTTGTTCGCGAAGAGGTTATTCTTCGCGATCCGACGTTACATGTTGAAACACCGAAAATTGAAAAGCGATTACCTCGCGTTCTGACTCCAGAGGAAGTTGAACGTCTTTTACGTGCGCCGGACAAATCGTCCTCTTCGGGATTGCGGGATTACGCCATGCTTGAATTGCTTTATGCGACAGGTATACGAGTCAGTGAACTGGTCTCGTTAAATTGCGGTGACGTCCACCTATCCGGGGGATTCCTTCGGTGTATGGGGAAAGGCGGCAAGGAGAGAATTATACCTATCGGCGAATATGCCTTGCAGGCGATGCATTCCTATCTGGAGCTGGCACGGCCCGTATTTGTCAGCTCAAAGGCCTCCGACGCCATTTTTCTCAATCACCACGGGACACAAATGTCCCGACAAGGATTCTGGAAAATTATGAAAAAATATGCCCGAGAGGCAGGAATCGTAAAAGATATTACGCCACACACCCTTCGACACTCGTTTGCTACACATCTACTGGAGCGCGGGGCAGATCTCCGGGCGGTACAAGAGATGTTGGGCCACGCAGACATCTCGACGACGCAAATTTATACGCATGTGACAAAAGGGCGATTAAAAGAGATATACGCCTCTGCTCATCCGCGCTCATAAGACTACATAGTTATAGGGGGACCAATCTTTGGATGCAAAACAGAAACGGTGGATTTGGATTGTGCTGGACAGTTGCGGTATCGGTGCAGCTCCAGACGCCCATGCCTACGGTGAAGATGATGTAAACAGTAATACATTCAAGCATGTAGCGGCTGTAGTACATGGTTTGGATGCACCAAATTTAGGCCGCCTGGGGCTCAGTCGCATCGATCAAATCGACGGGGTCGATTCGAGTCATGCCATCGGCGGCTACGGAAAAATGCAAGAACAGTCAAGTGGCAAGGACACGACGAATGGACACTGGGAGTTTGTCGGCGTCATCTTGGACAAACCGATGCCGACTTACCCGCATGGATTTCCGAAAGAGATCATTGAGCCGTTTGAAGCGCACGTGGGAAAGCCTGTTTTGGCCAATAAACCGGCCTCTGGCACCGTGGTAATTGAGGAATACGGAGATGAGCATCTTCGAACGGGGCGGCCCATCGTCTACACTTCCGCGGACAGCGTCTTTCAAATTGCCGCGCACGAGGATGTTGTGCCCGTTGAAACACTGTACGAGTGGTGTGAGTATGCACGGTCTATTCTGACGGGGGAACATGCAGTGGGTCGGGTCATTGCACGACCCTTCACCGGATCGAAAGGGCATTTCGAGCGGACTGATCGCCGGCGTGACTTTTCGCTGACCTTCGGTGACACGGTCTTGAATTCGTTGCAGGATTCAGATGTGGACGTCATCGGGATCGGGAAAATCGGGGATATTTACGGCGGTTCCGGCATTACGGAGGCCGTGCATACACACGATAATACGGACGGCATGAACGTGCTCATGAAGTACATGGACTCAACCGACAGCGGGCTTCTCTATGCCAATTTGGTCGATTTTGACTCAAAGTACGGACACCGAAACGATCCCGTTGGGTTCGCTCGCGCCATCGAAACGTTCGATGCACAACTCGGTGAACTGCTTGGAAAACTCAAGGATACGGACGTGCTCTGCATCACAGCCGATCACGGCTGTGACCCTACGACTCCAGGTACTGACCACACTCGCGAATTTGTGCCTTTGCTCATCTATCGTCCAACGATGACCCAGGCCGTTGATCTGGGAACCCGGGGGACGTTTGCTGATCTCGGTGCGACGGTTGCAGACTATTTTCACGTCAGAAACCCAAGAGCCGGGGAGAGCTTCCTGAATCAGATCGGCTAATAACGGTTCAGATGCCAATTGGCCGAACGCAATATACGAGAAGAGCAACCTCGCGTGCTCTTCTCTTTTTATATTTTCGGGTGCGTATGCGCACAATAACCTCGAATTCTGCACCTATATTGGTGGAAATAGGAGGGTGCCTCATGCGGGGTTGGCAACGTGTCATTCAGGCAACTGCCGTCGCGAGCGTGTGCGTTCTCGGGGCGAACATCTTCTCGATTCACTCGGCCTACGCGTCGAATTCTTCCGTGGTCGCACAGCATTTCGCGACCTCTATGCCTGTCATCTCGAATACTGGTGTCAAAACGACAACGGAGGGTTCTGTCGAGATCGCAAAGGAGGCTCGATCCGCAGTCATTATGGATGCCGCGACAGGAAAGGTTCTTTATTCGAAGGATGCGGCCGAAGAACTTCCAATGGCGAGTATTACGAAAATCATGACCATGCTCTTGACGATGGAAGCGATTGACGAAGGTCGACTAAAATGGACAGATCAGATCAAAACGAGTGAACATGCGGCGAGTATGGGTGGATCGCAAATCTTCCTCGAGCCTGGTGAGACCATGTCAGTGACAGACATGCTAAAAGGGATAGCCATCGCCTCAGCAAATGACGCGTGCGTCGCAATGGCCGAACATTTGGATGGCAGTGAAGAAGCATTTGTTACCAGAATGAACAAAAGGGCAAAAGAATTGGGAATGAATCATACGCACTTCTCAAATTGCAACGGACTACCTGCCCAGAGTCACTACTCGAGCGCACACGATATCGCCATAATGTCAAGGGCGCTCTTGGTTCATCCGGAGATCACACGGTTTACATCCGTTTACAGTGATTATTTAAGAAAGAATACGGACCGTCCGTTATGGTTAGTTAATACGAACAAACTCGTGCGCTTTTACGATGGTGTTGACGGACTGAAGACTGGGTTCACGCAAGAGGCGAAATACTGTTTGTCCGCAACGGCCAAAAAAGAGGGTTTTCGTGTTATTGCAGTTGTCATGGGTGAACCGAGACCAAAGGTGAGAAATGCCGAAGTGACAGGAATGCTTAACTGGGCATTTAGTCACTATACGTCCAAGCTCCTTTATCCAAAAGGCCATGTTGTGGCGAAGGCGAAGGTGATTAAGGGCGTCAAGGACAATGTGGCAGCCATCACCGCCGAACCAGTCGGCTTTGTCGCAGAGCGTGGAAATAAGAGTACGTATAAGACGGAAATCACGCTCAATCCGGTGAAAGCACCAGTCCTAAAGGGCGTGCAAGTTGGTGAAATGAAAGTCTTCGTAAATGGGGACATGGTTTCCAGAGTTCCTCTACTGGCGAGGGATGAAGTTAAGAAAACAAATGTTTTTCAAGGGTTTGGAAAGACAATTAAGAAGATTGTTACGTTTGGAAAGGCCGAATAACTGCGGTACACAGTTCCATGCCGCTCGACGTTGATCGACAGAATCTCACTTTCGTGTCGAGCGGCCATGCATTTTGCAGATAATTCTTATTTACGCGGAAATGGTCGTGCTTGCTCTCGTGTTGCCTATGGTGAATATTTTCTCAACTTCAGCTATACATTCAGCAACGACGTTTTGCTCAAGCCCCATTTGAAGCCAACACTGTCGTTGAATATTGTTATATTCAATCCAGAGTGGTGTAG
This is a stretch of genomic DNA from Alicyclobacillus dauci. It encodes these proteins:
- a CDS encoding phosphopentomutase, giving the protein MDAKQKRWIWIVLDSCGIGAAPDAHAYGEDDVNSNTFKHVAAVVHGLDAPNLGRLGLSRIDQIDGVDSSHAIGGYGKMQEQSSGKDTTNGHWEFVGVILDKPMPTYPHGFPKEIIEPFEAHVGKPVLANKPASGTVVIEEYGDEHLRTGRPIVYTSADSVFQIAAHEDVVPVETLYEWCEYARSILTGEHAVGRVIARPFTGSKGHFERTDRRRDFSLTFGDTVLNSLQDSDVDVIGIGKIGDIYGGSGITEAVHTHDNTDGMNVLMKYMDSTDSGLLYANLVDFDSKYGHRNDPVGFARAIETFDAQLGELLGKLKDTDVLCITADHGCDPTTPGTDHTREFVPLLIYRPTMTQAVDLGTRGTFADLGATVADYFHVRNPRAGESFLNQIG
- a CDS encoding M20/M25/M40 family metallo-hydrolase; amino-acid sequence: MDINEVRELFLSLVQIDSHSLEEGKMAERLRNEVIALGFHVQADNAGATLGGQTGNLIATLAGQANLPKVLLAAHMDTVRPGTGVKPRVDENGVVWSDGTTVLGADDKAGVTAILTALKEITQSGLPHGQIQVLFTIAEEIGLQGAKQLKADQLDAEFGLSLDSGGDLGTIAIAGPGQVKFEATVTGVRAHAGVAPEKGISAIKVAAHAVAAMPHGRIDEETTVNIGSFVGEGPTNVVADRVTIIGEARSRNPEKMADMVRQVENAFTNAANEAGAGVEFRHQVMYEGFEFPSDAPLRKRIEKSLEQAGFVPNPVKVGGGSDANVIQSLGIPILNIGLGYEDIHSTNEHIKIENIVSAARVAVQFCMLPHD
- a CDS encoding NUDIX hydrolase, yielding MYEEQTLEEEEIFSGRVVKLSKLTVKLPNGRTSTREVIVHPGAVAVLAEPEPDRVILVKQFRKACETELWEIPAGKLEPNEDPDAAAKRELSEETGFSAERMERLFTFYTSPGFANEKLHVYYASELKEGEIHLDEDEFVETRLFNRQEIDRMLQMGGIEDAKTLVALLWWCGRNR
- a CDS encoding amino acid permease; translation: MRTAGPSVLLAFLIGGLITSQVIGALNTVALDHPVEGAFKVYADMYTGRFLGYMQGWTYYLTSILTISSEAVASAIFVRVWLPSVPVWVFSSSFAALILLINCFGVKNFGMVESFMSVVKIAALIGFIVVVALMIFGVHPHTVGSVGFTTSSGGHGFFPHGVGGLFQSMLIVIFAYAGIGVFATAAIELKHPRKLDVGGMATSLGLTVLYILAIGSLLLVLPWSQASTQISPFVQALQHAHMRTLADILNGVILIAAFSVMAGAVFSSCQILASLGHSGEAPRFSTRTSKRREIPYGALVFTAIGLAIFIGLSYILPSTVYNFLVSASSFFTFFNWFIMLTTFLVWRRKNRNKHISWLAFGHPVSTYLTMAAIVFLAFYALTDRVDRLGFYVCVGMAIVITACYFFTRKFKTSPAATNALTDKE
- a CDS encoding D-alanyl-D-alanine carboxypeptidase family protein → MPVISNTGVKTTTEGSVEIAKEARSAVIMDAATGKVLYSKDAAEELPMASITKIMTMLLTMEAIDEGRLKWTDQIKTSEHAASMGGSQIFLEPGETMSVTDMLKGIAIASANDACVAMAEHLDGSEEAFVTRMNKRAKELGMNHTHFSNCNGLPAQSHYSSAHDIAIMSRALLVHPEITRFTSVYSDYLRKNTDRPLWLVNTNKLVRFYDGVDGLKTGFTQEAKYCLSATAKKEGFRVIAVVMGEPRPKVRNAEVTGMLNWAFSHYTSKLLYPKGHVVAKAKVIKGVKDNVAAITAEPVGFVAERGNKSTYKTEITLNPVKAPVLKGVQVGEMKVFVNGDMVSRVPLLARDEVKKTNVFQGFGKTIKKIVTFGKAE
- the spoIIM gene encoding stage II sporulation protein M, which encodes MKPRVAAVFVNSSIQTIPWRNFGKILQTRVTRHMHLWTFLSGVTLCGLVFGAIVAGQLGETDRLVLGNALQHLFAAIKQHQLASGSELWSERLITDAQTLGLIWLFGVSVIGIPFVIATIFLRAFTVGFAIGYTTLQFGWRGFALAGIGIFLHQLVTFLALFIAAVTAIRFSQQILQQTLPIPRLTVRFLQYTGTFILCGGALMLGAFIQSFVVPHILTTLLV
- the xerD gene encoding site-specific tyrosine recombinase XerD, whose product is MDEWIRRFVEYLAVERGLSKNTLESYERDLHTFQAFLKKRGHVVPRDVEQHHIGAFLGHLHDLGRANSTISRNLASIRSFFHFLVREEVILRDPTLHVETPKIEKRLPRVLTPEEVERLLRAPDKSSSSGLRDYAMLELLYATGIRVSELVSLNCGDVHLSGGFLRCMGKGGKERIIPIGEYALQAMHSYLELARPVFVSSKASDAIFLNHHGTQMSRQGFWKIMKKYAREAGIVKDITPHTLRHSFATHLLERGADLRAVQEMLGHADISTTQIYTHVTKGRLKEIYASAHPRS
- a CDS encoding acyl-CoA carboxylase subunit beta yields the protein MNENPIYQLQDRRRKVELGGGDKRILAQHDKGKGTARERIDQLLDPGSFRELGTFAATRSKYPGLDQVDAPGEGVVTGYGTVDGRTVFVFAQDFTVYGGALGEVHAEKIANVMDHAAKTGAPVIGLCDSGGARIQEGVVSLDGYGHVFYRNAVYSGVVPQISVIMGPCAGGAVYSPALTDFVVMVEGTSQMFITGPKVIQTVTGEVIGSEALGGARVQQAKSGVAHFTAASEEEALQQVRKLLEYIPSSSRERPPVRSFSGELLPDDRLREVVPQDGTKVYDVKDVIALLVDEDSFFEVQPLFARNAVVGFGRLAGEVIGIVANQPKFMAGGLDIDSSDKIARFIRFCDAFNIPLLTLEDVTGFIPGVKQEHGGIIRHGAKILYAYAEATVPKITVILRKAYGGAYVAMNSRAIGADMVFAWPSSEIAVMGPEGAASIIYHKEISSSDDPAAALQEKIQAYREEVATPYVAAGAGMVDDVIDPRDTRVKLAEVFKMLQNKQEERPMRKHGNIPL
- a CDS encoding endonuclease Q family protein, translating into MNSYHADFHVHIGRSLGKPVKIAAGSKLTLDNLLYHSAFVKGLDVVTVIDGVCDNVLTEVKQKMDQGDLIPVNGGGLMYRDRLLVILGSEIELAGPHGGAAHFGCWFPDVESASDFNTWLQTVQKNTSLSSQRARTDAATLLEETHTRGGLFVIHHAFTPFKGILGRCVSRIEDFLDPALVDALELGLSADTLMADRLSELANFTFITNSDAHGLDNIAREYNRISMKRPSFNEVRAVLHSVNGRRVEANYGLHPQQGKYYRTRCRHCDTVVSSADDTCLCGNDKGHVYGVWDRLEEISDLAAAVHPKHRPPYIHHVPLRDIPGLGPRGYQKLMAAFGTELAVRQRATHSQLTDVLGEHMGQIVARALQGDFTWQVGGAGTYGKLVM
- a CDS encoding RNHCP domain-containing protein — protein: MALRTFTRRNESFTCVNCGNEVEPSQRSCRNHCPNCLHSVHLDIMPGDRAANCSGLMVPIRVEYHTKKGYQLVHRCQSCGHISRNVVQTDVQVQPDNQEAILDLMAHPRD